One segment of Stomatobaculum sp. F0698 DNA contains the following:
- a CDS encoding ABC transporter ATP-binding protein, whose amino-acid sequence MLVFSDVRKAYRNLEVLKGLTLSVPRGSLFGLMGQNGAGKTTLLRIAAGLLAPDSGELLVGGIDVRQRPEAAKRLIGFVPDGFGAYDNMSVLEYMSFFASCFGLGGRNARLRNEELLRRVGLFERRDSLVTELSKGMQQRLSLARALIHDPELLVLDEPTNGLDPGSRFSLRELLGELSDSGKTILLSSHVLSELSEICTDIAVLDKGRVRATGEVQEILRQIANSNPLRVTVLNGEKTALRMFRRNPCIRAVMQDGKQFQLEFIGSAEDEASLLQQLIDAEVPVKSFVREPGTLESFFLNMTVGREERIIVQDEDESDL is encoded by the coding sequence ATGCTGGTATTTTCCGATGTTCGAAAAGCCTATCGAAATCTGGAAGTTCTGAAAGGGCTCACACTCTCGGTGCCGCGCGGCTCGCTCTTCGGCCTCATGGGACAAAACGGCGCCGGAAAGACGACCCTATTACGCATCGCAGCAGGCCTACTTGCGCCGGACTCGGGGGAACTTTTGGTGGGCGGTATCGATGTGCGGCAGCGCCCGGAGGCGGCAAAACGCCTGATCGGCTTTGTCCCGGACGGCTTCGGGGCCTATGACAATATGTCCGTACTCGAATACATGAGCTTTTTTGCGAGCTGCTTCGGGCTCGGAGGTCGCAACGCGCGTCTTCGGAACGAGGAACTTCTGCGGCGTGTGGGCCTCTTTGAGCGGCGTGACAGTTTGGTCACGGAACTCTCGAAAGGCATGCAGCAGCGGCTTTCACTGGCACGCGCCCTGATTCACGATCCCGAACTACTGGTGCTCGATGAGCCGACCAACGGACTGGATCCGGGGAGTCGCTTTTCCCTGCGCGAACTGCTCGGGGAACTTTCGGACAGCGGGAAGACCATTCTTTTAAGCTCCCATGTGCTCTCGGAACTCTCGGAAATCTGCACCGACATTGCGGTATTGGATAAGGGCAGGGTTCGGGCCACCGGCGAAGTACAGGAGATACTGCGGCAGATTGCGAACTCGAACCCGCTTCGGGTCACGGTTTTAAACGGTGAGAAGACGGCCCTTCGCATGTTTCGGAGAAACCCCTGTATTCGGGCCGTCATGCAGGACGGTAAACAGTTTCAACTGGAGTTCATCGGCAGCGCGGAGGATGAGGCCTCGCTCTTACAGCAGCTCATCGATGCGGAGGTGCCGGTCAAGAGCTTTGTTCGGGAACCCGGAACCTTGGAGTCGTTCTTCCTGAACATGACGGTCGGCAGAGAGGAAAGGATAATCGTACAAGATGAAGATGAATCCGATTTGTGA
- the metK gene encoding methionine adenosyltransferase yields MERRLFTSESVTEGHPDKICDQISDAVLDALLAQDPESRVACETSTTTGLVVLMGEISTTARIDYQQLVRDTVREIGYTRGKYGFDCDTCAVLTALHEQSPDIAQGVNHALEAREGQKDEELNQGAGDQGLMFGYACRETPELMPYPISLAHKLCRKLTELRKDKTLTYLRPDGKSQVTVEYDENGKPARLDAVVLSTQHDPEVSQEKIHADVKKYVFDAVLPQELVDEHTRFYINPTGRFVIGGPNGDAGLTGRKIIVDTYGGYARHGGGAFSGKDPSKVDRSASYAARYVAKNLVAAGLADNVEIQLSYAIGVATPTSVSVNSFGTGKLSDEELCDIVRKEFDLRPAGIIRMLDLKRPIYRQTAAYGHFGREDLALPWEKTDRAEKLKSYLG; encoded by the coding sequence ATGGAGAGAAGATTATTCACTTCGGAGTCTGTCACAGAGGGACATCCGGATAAAATCTGCGACCAGATTTCAGACGCGGTTCTGGATGCGCTGCTCGCACAGGATCCGGAGAGCCGCGTTGCGTGTGAAACGTCCACCACAACCGGTCTGGTTGTCTTGATGGGTGAGATTTCCACGACGGCGCGCATCGATTACCAGCAGCTGGTGCGCGACACCGTGCGCGAAATCGGTTACACAAGAGGTAAGTACGGTTTTGACTGCGACACCTGCGCGGTGCTGACCGCGCTGCATGAGCAGTCGCCCGACATTGCGCAGGGTGTGAACCATGCGCTCGAGGCGAGAGAGGGACAGAAGGACGAGGAGCTCAATCAGGGTGCGGGCGACCAGGGACTTATGTTCGGCTATGCCTGCCGTGAGACGCCGGAGCTCATGCCCTATCCGATCAGCCTTGCACATAAGCTCTGCCGCAAGCTGACCGAGCTCAGAAAGGACAAAACGCTTACGTATCTTCGCCCGGACGGCAAGAGCCAGGTTACGGTCGAGTACGATGAGAACGGCAAGCCGGCGCGTCTCGACGCGGTGGTCCTCTCGACCCAGCACGATCCGGAGGTGAGTCAGGAGAAGATTCACGCGGATGTGAAGAAGTATGTTTTCGATGCGGTGCTCCCGCAGGAACTCGTGGACGAGCACACGCGCTTTTATATCAACCCGACCGGCCGCTTTGTGATCGGCGGTCCGAACGGCGATGCGGGCCTGACCGGCAGAAAGATTATTGTCGACACCTACGGCGGCTATGCGCGCCACGGCGGCGGCGCGTTCTCCGGCAAGGATCCGTCCAAGGTGGACCGCTCCGCATCCTATGCGGCGCGCTATGTCGCAAAGAACCTGGTTGCGGCGGGCCTCGCGGACAATGTGGAGATTCAGCTCTCCTATGCGATTGGTGTCGCTACGCCGACCTCGGTCTCGGTCAATTCCTTCGGCACGGGCAAGCTCTCGGATGAAGAGCTCTGCGACATTGTGCGCAAGGAGTTCGACCTTCGCCCGGCCGGCATCATCCGCATGCTCGATTTGAAGCGTCCCATTTATCGGCAGACGGCGGCATACGGACATTTCGGCAGAGAGGATCTCGCGCTTCCGTGGGAGAAGACGGACCGCGCGGAAAAGCTGAAGAGCTATCTCGGCTAA
- a CDS encoding UDP-N-acetylglucosamine 1-carboxyvinyltransferase gives MAQYIMKGGNPLVGEVSISGAKNAALGILAASVMADEDVLIENLPDVQDINMMLDAIREIGADVMRLDTHTVRINGKGIRELSVESENMTRIRASYYLIGALLGKYGRADVPMPGGCEIGQRPIDQHLKGFRALGAEVEIVNGRIRVESKKLRGEHIFFDVVSVGATINVMMAAALSEGRTILENAAKEPHIVDVANFLNSMGANIKGAGTDVIRIVGVPRFHAATYSIIPDQIEAGTFMFAAAITRGDIMVKNLIPKHMEAISAKLIEMGCEVLEFDDAIRVVGTPRLRPVNVKTLPYPGFPTDMQPQVGTAMALARGVSVLTESIFESRYRYLRELSAMGACSKVEGNTAIITGVEKFTGAEIHACDLRAGAALVLAGLAAEGITTISDIHFIQRGYEHFEEKLRALGAVIELANNERDLRKFMMVAG, from the coding sequence ATGGCACAATATATCATGAAAGGCGGCAATCCGTTGGTCGGTGAGGTCTCGATCAGCGGCGCAAAGAACGCGGCGCTTGGCATACTCGCAGCATCCGTCATGGCCGATGAGGATGTGTTAATTGAAAACTTACCGGACGTTCAGGACATTAATATGATGCTGGATGCGATCCGGGAAATCGGCGCGGATGTGATGCGCCTCGATACACACACGGTGCGAATCAACGGAAAAGGGATACGTGAGCTCTCGGTGGAGTCCGAGAACATGACGCGTATTCGGGCTTCCTACTATTTAATCGGTGCGTTGCTCGGAAAGTACGGACGGGCGGATGTGCCCATGCCGGGCGGTTGCGAAATCGGGCAGAGACCCATAGACCAGCACTTAAAGGGCTTTCGCGCGCTCGGCGCCGAGGTCGAGATTGTCAACGGCAGAATACGCGTTGAGAGCAAAAAACTCCGCGGAGAGCACATCTTTTTTGATGTGGTGTCGGTCGGCGCTACGATCAATGTCATGATGGCGGCGGCACTCTCGGAGGGGAGAACCATACTGGAGAATGCGGCGAAGGAACCGCACATCGTCGATGTCGCGAACTTCCTGAACAGCATGGGAGCCAATATCAAGGGCGCAGGTACGGACGTGATTCGCATTGTCGGCGTCCCGCGTTTTCATGCGGCGACCTATTCCATTATTCCCGATCAGATTGAGGCGGGAACCTTTATGTTCGCGGCAGCGATTACCCGCGGGGATATCATGGTCAAAAACCTGATTCCGAAACACATGGAGGCAATCAGCGCAAAACTCATCGAGATGGGCTGCGAGGTGCTCGAGTTTGACGACGCGATTCGCGTGGTCGGCACGCCGCGTCTTCGTCCCGTCAATGTGAAGACCCTTCCCTATCCGGGCTTTCCGACCGACATGCAGCCGCAGGTCGGCACGGCCATGGCCTTGGCGCGCGGGGTCAGCGTCTTGACCGAGTCTATTTTTGAGAGCCGGTATCGCTATCTACGCGAATTGAGCGCAATGGGAGCCTGTAGCAAGGTAGAGGGAAACACAGCGATTATCACCGGCGTCGAGAAGTTTACCGGCGCCGAGATTCACGCCTGCGATTTGCGTGCGGGCGCAGCGCTGGTGCTTGCTGGACTTGCCGCAGAGGGAATCACAACGATTTCCGACATACACTTTATTCAGCGCGGCTACGAACACTTCGAAGAGAAGCTTCGCGCCCTCGGCGCCGTCATTGAGCTGGCGAACAACGAGCGCGACCTTCGAAAGTTCATGATGGTCGCCGGCTGA
- a CDS encoding sensor histidine kinase, which produces MKQTRIRLFGSVLMIIIIPMALFILGIWKNSDSYLTTQVLISGIAVLVIVAFSMAFWVYGAVILPLERLEQAMREIKNGNFDAPLDTEDVSSEMRGLMDDFEEMRLRLKENREEKEKADSDAKEFLSNITHDLKTPITSIKGYVEGIQDGVASSPEQMDRYIRTIYNKANEMDHLIDELTFYTKIDSNRIPYHFAIVPAAQFFRDCAEDLRLETEARSFRFTFTESLGEDVKLVADAEQMRRVINNIISNSIKYCDKAIGEIRMRVVDDGDFVRVELSDNGPGIAPRQLPYVFERFFRADEARNFKGGSGIGLSIVKKIIEDHGGRVWARSEPGKGMTILFSLRKHMEDWT; this is translated from the coding sequence GTGAAACAGACCAGAATCAGATTGTTCGGTTCGGTCCTGATGATTATCATCATCCCCATGGCTCTTTTCATCCTGGGGATTTGGAAGAACAGCGATTCCTATCTGACCACGCAAGTGCTCATTTCGGGAATTGCTGTTCTTGTTATAGTGGCCTTTTCGATGGCGTTCTGGGTTTACGGTGCGGTGATATTGCCGCTGGAGCGCCTTGAGCAGGCAATGCGGGAGATTAAAAACGGGAACTTCGACGCGCCGCTTGACACCGAGGATGTGTCGAGCGAAATGCGCGGGCTCATGGACGACTTTGAAGAGATGCGGCTTCGCCTCAAGGAGAACCGAGAGGAGAAGGAAAAGGCGGACAGCGATGCCAAGGAGTTTTTAAGTAATATCACCCACGATCTGAAGACTCCGATTACCTCGATCAAGGGCTATGTGGAGGGAATTCAGGACGGCGTTGCCAGCAGCCCGGAGCAGATGGACCGCTATATCCGCACCATCTATAACAAGGCCAACGAGATGGATCATTTGATCGACGAACTCACCTTTTATACGAAAATCGACTCGAACCGCATCCCCTACCACTTTGCGATTGTGCCGGCGGCGCAGTTTTTCCGGGATTGCGCGGAGGATCTTAGGCTTGAGACGGAGGCGCGCAGCTTCCGCTTCACTTTTACGGAATCGCTCGGGGAGGATGTCAAGCTTGTCGCCGATGCCGAGCAGATGCGCCGCGTCATCAACAACATCATCAGCAATTCCATCAAGTACTGCGACAAAGCAATCGGGGAGATACGGATGCGGGTGGTCGATGACGGCGACTTTGTCCGGGTAGAACTCTCCGACAACGGCCCCGGCATTGCGCCGCGCCAGCTGCCCTATGTGTTTGAGCGCTTTTTCCGCGCGGATGAGGCGCGGAATTTTAAGGGCGGCAGCGGCATAGGGCTCTCGATTGTGAAAAAGATCATTGAGGATCACGGCGGCAGAGTCTGGGCCCGCTCGGAACCCGGGAAGGGAATGACCATACTCTTCTCGCTCAGGAAGCACATGGAGGATTGGACTTGA
- a CDS encoding response regulator transcription factor, whose translation MATETTILVVDDEKEIADLVEIYLVSDGYRVVKANDAEEGLRLLEENDAQLVLLDIMMPGMDGLSMCAKIRETRNIPIIMLSAKSADIDKIKGLGTGADDYVTKPFNPLELTARVKSQLRRYTQLNPQSGGEEEEAKKKGEISVRGLVINRDNHKVSVDGKEIRLTPIEFDILYLLASNTGRVFSTDEIFQNVWNERVYEATNTVMVHIRRLRGKLKEDSREDKIITTVWGVGYKIEK comes from the coding sequence ATGGCGACGGAGACAACAATCCTGGTTGTGGACGACGAGAAGGAAATTGCGGACCTGGTCGAGATCTATCTGGTGAGCGACGGTTACCGGGTGGTCAAGGCCAACGATGCGGAGGAGGGACTGCGCTTACTCGAGGAGAACGATGCTCAGCTCGTCCTGCTGGACATCATGATGCCCGGCATGGACGGACTTTCCATGTGCGCAAAGATACGGGAGACCAGAAACATTCCGATTATCATGCTCTCCGCAAAGAGTGCGGACATCGATAAAATCAAGGGACTCGGGACCGGGGCGGATGACTATGTGACCAAGCCCTTCAATCCCTTGGAGCTCACGGCGCGCGTCAAGAGCCAGCTGCGCCGCTACACCCAGCTTAACCCCCAGAGCGGCGGAGAAGAGGAAGAGGCTAAGAAGAAAGGGGAGATTTCGGTGCGCGGCTTGGTCATCAACCGCGATAACCACAAGGTCTCCGTGGACGGGAAGGAGATACGCCTCACGCCGATCGAATTTGACATCCTCTATTTGCTCGCAAGCAACACGGGGCGCGTCTTCTCGACGGATGAGATTTTCCAAAATGTCTGGAACGAGAGAGTTTATGAGGCGACCAATACCGTTATGGTGCACATTCGGCGCCTTCGCGGCAAGTTAAAAGAGGACAGCCGTGAGGACAAGATTATTACCACGGTCTGGGGGGTAGGCTATAAAATCGAAAAGTAA
- a CDS encoding sensor histidine kinase yields MKHKKTNAGESFQRKVFSSLLYSLLLTLTAEFFVAKNLLAVADYEVQSGSHAALFQPIADFRLLTLLALLGGGILFFCLVFWFLQRKSFSYIAALSEAMRDMAGGDLRATVHIEGDDEFSEMGENLNRLGEELRSLMEREREAEKSKSELVTNIAHDLRTPLTSIVGYLDILRAKRDSLDAETTAHYTDIAYEKSKKLEKLINELFGFTKLSGGELVMHVSSLDLVQLLAQLLEEFYPSFVNAGLHYELIADRESLGIEGDPELLARVFENLIGNAIKYGAEGKQLRVYLVTEENFVTVRVVNYGKLIPAEELPHVFDRFYRVEQSRNAKTGGTGLGLTIAKNIVEMHRGEITVTSDWSGTAFVVRLPRNLDFTKENFANAYH; encoded by the coding sequence GTGAAACATAAGAAGACAAATGCAGGGGAGAGCTTTCAGCGGAAGGTTTTCTCCTCTCTGCTTTATAGCCTCTTACTCACCCTGACGGCTGAGTTTTTTGTGGCGAAAAATCTGCTCGCCGTTGCCGACTACGAGGTGCAGAGTGGTTCCCATGCGGCGCTCTTTCAACCGATTGCGGATTTTCGCCTTTTGACCTTGCTTGCGTTACTCGGCGGCGGCATTCTGTTTTTCTGTCTCGTGTTCTGGTTTTTGCAGAGAAAGTCTTTTTCTTACATCGCCGCGCTCTCGGAGGCCATGCGAGACATGGCGGGAGGAGATCTCCGAGCGACGGTGCACATCGAAGGGGACGATGAGTTCTCGGAGATGGGAGAAAATCTGAATCGATTGGGAGAAGAGCTCCGCTCCCTCATGGAGCGGGAGCGCGAGGCGGAGAAGAGTAAGTCCGAGCTGGTCACGAACATTGCACACGACCTGCGCACGCCGCTCACTTCGATTGTGGGTTATCTGGATATCCTGAGAGCCAAGCGAGACAGCCTGGATGCGGAGACGACCGCGCATTACACGGACATTGCCTATGAAAAGTCCAAGAAACTCGAAAAGTTGATCAACGAGCTCTTCGGTTTTACAAAGCTTTCGGGCGGGGAACTCGTTATGCATGTGAGCAGCTTGGATTTGGTACAGCTGTTGGCCCAGCTTTTGGAAGAATTCTACCCGAGCTTTGTCAATGCGGGCCTACACTATGAGCTGATTGCCGACCGGGAGTCTCTCGGCATCGAGGGAGACCCCGAATTGTTGGCACGCGTCTTTGAAAACTTGATCGGCAACGCAATTAAGTACGGGGCGGAGGGCAAGCAGCTTCGTGTGTATCTGGTGACGGAAGAGAATTTTGTCACCGTCCGCGTCGTAAACTACGGCAAGCTGATTCCGGCCGAGGAACTGCCCCATGTCTTTGACCGCTTTTACCGCGTCGAACAGTCCAGAAACGCAAAGACGGGCGGCACGGGCCTGGGCCTCACAATCGCTAAGAACATTGTCGAGATGCACCGGGGAGAAATTACGGTGACAAGCGACTGGAGCGGCACGGCTTTTGTGGTGCGACTCCCGCGAAATCTGGATTTCACAAAGGAAAATTTTGCCAATGCGTACCATTGA
- a CDS encoding ABC transporter permease, translating to MNPICERASRAAARTPRFSASLCGGNALLSAMAVFLLGLMFQRAENTGELRYEEVLGVFHALIWTELALAALLVPASAASAVSGEREQKTLDLLLGTALSPPSIILGNLLQNLITAAIFVFSGLPVLLTALLFGGAGFTDLALLFGGILLSAALAGSLGLFFSALNRTTAVAIVETFAAEALLFFGPYGLYLLLRNYGGAGNGAAVLLWLSPLSLMEGLLFRATGHSDFALLGDGRLFEAALVPTVCLQLCLMGILLFLAVKVISPRRRKRKFTTEQNLIK from the coding sequence ATGAATCCGATTTGTGAACGAGCCTCCCGCGCGGCTGCCAGAACGCCGCGTTTCAGTGCCTCGCTCTGCGGCGGCAATGCCCTGCTCTCGGCCATGGCGGTCTTCCTGTTGGGACTCATGTTTCAGCGCGCGGAAAATACGGGAGAACTTCGCTATGAGGAAGTGCTCGGGGTCTTTCACGCGCTGATCTGGACGGAACTGGCACTCGCGGCTCTCCTGGTGCCGGCGAGTGCGGCGAGTGCCGTAAGCGGCGAGCGGGAGCAAAAAACCCTGGATCTTTTGCTCGGGACAGCGCTCTCACCGCCGAGCATCATTCTCGGAAATCTCTTGCAGAATTTGATCACCGCTGCGATTTTTGTTTTTTCCGGCCTGCCGGTGTTATTAACCGCCCTGCTGTTCGGCGGCGCGGGTTTTACGGATCTGGCCCTGCTGTTTGGCGGAATCTTACTTTCGGCAGCTCTTGCGGGCAGTCTCGGGCTCTTTTTCTCGGCGCTGAATCGCACGACGGCGGTTGCCATCGTTGAGACCTTTGCGGCCGAAGCCCTGCTCTTCTTCGGGCCTTACGGGCTTTATTTACTGCTCAGAAATTACGGCGGCGCGGGGAACGGCGCAGCAGTACTGCTTTGGCTCTCGCCGCTCAGTCTGATGGAAGGGCTGCTGTTTCGCGCTACCGGACACTCGGATTTCGCCTTACTCGGAGACGGCAGGCTCTTTGAGGCGGCCCTGGTGCCGACTGTCTGTCTGCAGCTCTGCCTCATGGGCATCCTGCTCTTTTTGGCGGTCAAGGTGATTTCGCCGCGCCGCAGAAAACGTAAGTTTACAACAGAACAGAATTTGATAAAATAA
- a CDS encoding response regulator transcription factor → MKQILIVEDDESIAELERDYLQASGFETKICLNGRDGMQEALSGTYDLMILDLMLPGESGFEICREVRERYNTPILIVSAKRDDIDKVQGLGLGADDYITKPFSPRELVARVRAHLSRYERLVAAKQGDVLVIRGLKIDRTARRVFVNGEERTLTAKEFDLLNFLASNPNRVFTREALFREIWGEESLGEIATITVHVKKIREKIELDTAKPQYIETIWGVGYRFRV, encoded by the coding sequence TTGAAACAAATACTGATTGTCGAGGACGATGAGAGCATAGCGGAGCTCGAGCGGGATTATTTGCAGGCGAGCGGCTTTGAGACAAAAATTTGTCTCAACGGGCGGGACGGCATGCAGGAGGCGCTGAGCGGCACCTATGATTTGATGATTCTGGATCTCATGTTGCCGGGCGAGAGCGGCTTTGAAATATGCCGCGAGGTGAGAGAGCGCTACAACACACCGATTTTGATTGTGAGTGCCAAGCGGGACGATATCGACAAGGTGCAGGGACTCGGACTCGGCGCGGATGATTACATCACGAAGCCCTTTTCGCCGCGGGAACTGGTCGCACGGGTGCGCGCCCACTTAAGCCGCTACGAGAGACTGGTCGCGGCAAAGCAAGGAGATGTGCTGGTGATTCGGGGACTTAAAATAGACCGGACCGCGCGGCGCGTGTTTGTGAACGGCGAGGAGAGAACACTGACCGCCAAGGAATTCGATCTTCTGAACTTTCTTGCGTCCAATCCGAACCGCGTGTTTACAAGAGAGGCGCTGTTCCGGGAAATCTGGGGCGAGGAGAGCCTCGGAGAGATTGCGACCATCACGGTGCATGTCAAGAAGATACGAGAGAAAATCGAACTGGATACGGCAAAACCGCAGTATATCGAGACGATTTGGGGCGTGGGCTATCGCTTCCGCGTGTAA